One Zeugodacus cucurbitae isolate PBARC_wt_2022May chromosome 3, idZeuCucr1.2, whole genome shotgun sequence genomic region harbors:
- the LOC105208472 gene encoding tyrosine-protein phosphatase non-receptor type 14: MIMPLKFLKKCRQYNVTSKSLFVISVHHLLETSTTVDCTISSESKGQECLDNVCQRLNLQKPEFFGLRYVVKGKEDEMKWVDLERSLSRQLEKYAASTKIYLRVRHYVDPLRSDDLIRSYYFLQLKSDIYEGKIICDIRTAILLALYCRQAEYDSHQSDKQTKDNLKKSLVLPKNLQGLANDDNLLDSLIMEVLQQNAGIQHLQQSKAEEMYIQCCQQLDGYGEERFPAKDTLGNDLLLGLAINGMVVMADNGRQYFPWKESQTVSIDKRTIKIEQNKTDGSIVGSFIFPDAETARYFWKLCITQHKFFKRYIDEEAASSVGDTESANDNSMSVTGGGVLAGGMDAYAYGDFNDSREDLLLEQQQRAIYNPNALTSGGVGGGVGIGGALSAVNPEFMSAPALHHGLLASTNASNALMSSNISLAASHQSGGGPNGAMHSHSVGAIAPGWLAKEYGHDYASTQHLSNSMLDTRLQQSSSCLDLSNNNGNNIGIGGSAFHSSSNNIVHGHLGGSVTNNGSTVALHGVDAHERERLKAMLPTYRPAPDYETAVQLKYHTPSSELHHPQMNSYANYQPQLTASASAVAMAGTPAASGAIYYAGSQPDVHNAAAIYGEGVLLSQLAPHRYPDVAQPAAAMHAQHHHLTAAGVTMAPGGHSNSVSGGGAYIDLGHRLQMVRSKPPPPYPVNRLNSSSTPDLAVASHRPLMGFRSYVSGSSPDLVSNRNLPNAQYPYVHSSSVGAAQAVGGVAAANHALIHPHSAYMSGGHIGHSQPYLPHGTFENLNMIEEQPSILSQLRQDCLFLPPSYAEQNALSNNASNANNMYRQTSPPVQAQHQAPLPQVPQSQAHHQQQLQANASNASLQRNTLNGSVEPIYENVPHARYIAAEPVVVQRNMEQRSSGSSATSEAMRNRTASIQSAPGGTHTQPQQQMPPVPAVRHHHHQQHQQQQQQLQQQQQQALQQQQQALLQQQQAHAQQQQAEAEAAAAAAAAAAALNMHKYAERAASTELQFLEPTPPQRAVRAASAAPAVGHNSSSNQQPMMQTPPPRQHHNAHKTAQLMQSTASVASSVDATAASPTNTGARAHTTSSLHDDSTDSMLHAAQQQFSAMNISTISSNVSVSAAATMKHSASHHQHHHHRSHNSSLLDTTANSSNTTNSSNTTNSSNTTGKEGKRKKLWHILGRSKTPDKQKSATLGREKASSSNAAKTAAKIKLAQDDLNLMHRWSTGVSRLQPISGQYSKDKLCPILTEKLNDPQLFMEFESIPKRCENASYDWALMEENAKKNSDPNFLPYDYNRVSITPTWENKTGYVNASRISATVGTNQRFYIIAQSPQDKLTTNIFWQCVWEADVYLIVKLSEGLNYMPPNSNQRLEFDQFQVYQEFSQTTDRCITSKLRLFHIPSRRYRSVWHLNYTNWGEQNCPLEVNHFLDFLEELNSVRMASANEVPPGHNTNPPVLIHCLEGGGRSGVTLTADLLLYTLDHNEDLDIPRVIGQLRDQRDSIIPSLAQYKFIYSLLITYLKRTRLI; the protein is encoded by the exons ATGATAATGCcgctgaaatttttgaaaaagtgtcGTCAATATAACGTGACATCGAAGAGCTTGTTTGTCATCTCAGTGCATCATTTATTAG AAACCTCCACAACAGTCGATTGTACGATCAGTTCAGAGAGTAAGGGCCAAGAGTGTTTAGACAATGTCTGCCAGCGACTAAATCTACAAAAACCCGAATTTTTCGGTCTACGCTATGTGGTGAAGGGTAAAGAGGATGAAATGAAATGGGTGGATTTAGAACGCTCTCTCAGCAGACAGCTAGAAAAATATGCAGCGAGtacgaaaatatatttacgtgTACGTCATTATGTCGATCCATTGCGCAGTGATGACCTGATACGTTCCTATTACTTTCTGCAATTGAAAAGTGATATTTATGAGGGCAAAATTATCTGCGATATACGCACTGCCATACTGCTAGCGCTGTACTGCCGACAAGCCGAATACGATAGTCATCAAagtgacaaacaaacaaaggaTAATCTTAAGAAGTCGCTGGTGTTGCCGAAGAATTTACAAG GACTCGCCAACGATGACAATCTGCTCGACAGTCTCATTATGGAAGTGTTACAGCAGAACGCCGGCATACAGCATCTGCAGCAATCCAAGGCCGAAGAGATGTACATACAATGTTGTCAGCAATTGGATGGCTACGGTGAGGAGCGTTTCCCCGCAAAAGACACACTGGGTAACGATCTGCTGCTCGGGCTAGCTATAAACGGCATGGTTGTGATGGCTGACAATGGGCGTCAATATTTCCCCTGGAAAGAGTCACAAACGGTGTCCATTGACAAGCGTACCATTAAAATCGAACAAAACAAAACGGATGGCTCGATTGTGGGCTCATTCATTTTTCCAGATGCCGAAACGGCACGTTACTTTTGGAAATTGTGTATAACACAGCATAAATTCTTTAAACGCTATATAGATGAGGAAGCGGCGTCATCTGTGGGCGATACGGAGAGCGCGAATGACAATTCGATGAGCGTAACTGGTGGTGGTGTGTTAGCTGGCGGTATGGATGCCTATGCTTATGGCGACTTTAATGATTCACGTGAAGATTTACTATTGGAGCAACAACAACGTGCCATTTACAATCCGAATGCGTTAACGAGCGGCGGCGTTGGTGGTGGTGTCGGTATTGGTGGCGCACTATCAGCGGTTAATCCAGAATTCATGTCAGCGCCCGCCTTACATCACGGCTTACTCGCCTCCACAAACGCGTCCAATGCTTTAATGTCATCGAACATATCGCTAGCGGCCAGTCATCAGTCTGGTGGCGGTCCGAATGGCGCTATGCATTCGCATAGTGTGGGTGCTATAGCGCCCGGTTGGCTGGCTAAA GAGTATGGTCACGATTACGCATCGACGCAGCACTTATCGAATAGCATGTTGGATACACGCTTGCAGCAAAGCAGCTCCTGTCTGGATCTAAGCAATAACAATGGCAATAATATCGGCATTGGTGGCAGCGCATTCCACAGTAGCAGCAATAATATTGTGCATGGACATTTGGGTGGCAGCGTCACGAACAACGGCAGCACTGTCGCATTGCACGGTGTGGACGCGCACGAGCGTGAACGACTGAAGGCAATGTTGCCCACATATCGCCCAGCGCCCGACTATGAAACTGCCGTACAGTTGAAATATCATACACCATCCAGCGAATTACATCATCCGCAAATGAACAGTTATGCCAACTATCAACCGCAGTTGACAGCAAGCGCGTCCGCTGTCGCTATGGCTGGCACGCCTGCCGCTAGTGGCGCTATCTATTATGCCGGCTCGCAGCCTGACGTACACAATGCGGCCGCCATTTACGGTGAAGGTGTGTTGCTAAGTCAATTAGCGCCGCACCGTTACCCCGATGTGGCGCAACCAGCGGCCGCCATGCATGCGCAGCATCATCATCTAACAGCGGCGGGCGTAACAATGGCGCCGGGTGGCCATAGCAATAGTGTGAGTGGTGGTGGTGCATATATTGATTTGGGACATCGCCTGCAAATGGTGCGCAGTAAGCCACCGCCACCGTACCCGGTGAACCGCTTGAATTCGTCGTCCACACCCGATTTGGCGGTCGCTTCACATCGGCCGCTCATGGGTTTTCGCTCGTATGTGTCGGGTTCATCACCAGATCTGGTGTCAAATCGTAATTTACCCAATGCGCAGTATCCGTATGTGCATAGCAGTAGCGTCGGCGCAGCGCAAGCAGTGGGCGGTGTTGCCGCTGCCAATCATGCGCTGATACATCCTCATTCCGCTTACATGAGTGGTGGGCATATAGGGCATTCACAACCATATTTGCCGCATGGTACttttgaaaacttaaatatGATTGAGGAACAACCGTCCATATTGTCGCAACTGCGGCAGGATTGCCTCTTTTTGCCGCCCAGCTATGCAGAACAAAATGCGCTAAGTAACAACGCCAGCAACGCTAACAACATGTACCGTCAAACATCGCCACCGGTGCAAGCGCAGCATCAAGCGCCACTGCCACAAGTGCCACAGTCACAAGCACACCATCAGCAGCAGTTGCAAGCGAACGCCTCCAACGCTTCATTGCAACGCAACACTTTAAACGGTTCGGTCGAACCGATTTATGAGAATGTGCCACATGCGCGTTACATTGCTGCAGAGCCAGTAGTGGTGCAAAGGAATATGGAGCAACGCTCCTCCGGCTCTTCGGCAACCAGTGAAGCAATGCGCAATCGTACAGCTTCAATACAATCGGCGCCGGGCGGTACGCATACGCAGCCGCAACAACAAATGCCGCCGGTGCCTGCAGTGcggcatcatcatcatcaacagcaccagcaacagcaacaacagctgcaacagcaacaacaacaagcgctacaacaacagcaacaagcgctgctgcaacaacagcagGCACATGCGCAGCAGCAACAAGCTGAAGCAGAAGCGGCAGCGGCGGCTGCCGCAGCAGCTGCTGCTCTCAATATGCATAAATACGCTGAGCGTGCTGCTAGCACTGAACTGCAATTCTTAGAGCCAACGCCGCCGCAACGCGCTGTACGCGCAGCCTCTGCAGCACCGGCCGTTGGCCATAATAGCAGTAGCAATCAACAACCTATGATGCAAACGCCGCCACCAAGACAGCATCATAACGCGCATAAGACCGCACAGCTAATGCAGAGCACAGCGTCCGTCGCCTCTTCTGTAGACGCAACGGCCGCGTCGCCGACAAATACGGGCGCACGTGCTCACACAACTTCGTCTCTGCACGACGACTCAACCGACTCAATGCTGCATGCAGCGCAGCAACAATTCAGTGCCATGAATATATCTACGATTTCATCTAATGTCTCCGTATCCGCAGCAGCCACAATGAAGCATTCTGCGTCGCATCaccaacatcatcatcatcgctcACACAACTCATCGTTACTCGACACCACTGCCAATTCCAGCAACACCACCAACAGCTCGAACACCACGAATTCGTCCAACACCACCGGCAAGGAGGGTAAACGCAAAAAGTTATGGCATATTTTGGGGCGCAGTAAAACGCCGGATAAGCAGAAATCCGCCACACTCGGACGGGAGAAGGCCTCCTCTTCGAATGCGGCAAAGACAGCGGCGAAAATAAAACTCGCACAAGACGATCTGAATTTGATGCATCGTTGGTCGACCGGTGTGTCGCGGCTGCAGCCCATTTCCGGACAGTATTCAAAGGATAAACTG TGCCCCATACTCACTGAGAAATTGAATGATCCGCAACTCTTTATGGAATTCGAAAGTATACCAAAACGTTGCGAAAATGCCAGCTACGACTGGGCGCTAATGGAAGAGAATGCCAAGAAAAATTCCGATCCAAACTTTTTGCCATACGACTATAATCGTGTTAGCATAACGCCGACGTGGGAGAATAAAACGGGCTATGTTAATGCGTCTCGCATATCG GCCACAGTTGGCACCAATCAACGCTTCTATATAATTGCACAATCACCACAGGACAAGTTGACCACTAACATTTTCTGGCAATGTGTCTGGGAAGCAGACGTTTATTTGATTGTAAAGCTATCGGAGGGACTGAATTACATGCCACCGAATAGCAATCAGCGGCTCGAGTTTGATCAA TTCCAAGTATACCAGGAATTCTCACAAACCACAGATCGTTGCATTACCAGCAAGTTGCGTCTCTTTCACATACCATCGCGTCGTTATCGCTCCGTTTGGCATTTGAACTACACCAATTGGGGTGAACAAAACTGCCCGTTGGAGGTGAATCACTTTTTGGATTTTCTCGAAGAGCTTAACTCTGTGCGTATGGCTTCGGCAAATGAAGTGCCACCGGGTCATAATACAAATCCACCAGTGCTGATACATTGTCTCGAGGGTGGTGGACGCTCGGGCGTTACGTTGACCGCTGATTTGTTACTCTATACGCTGGATCATAATGAG GATTTGGATATACCACGCGTTATAGGTCAACTACGTGATCAGCGTGATAGCATAATACCGTCCTTAGCGcagtataaatttatttatagtctACTCATAACATATTTAAAGCGTACGCGTTTAATTTGA